CCCGAAGTATGTCATATTATTGCCAGTCATGCAGGCGAAGGAGATATGATAAAGCGAAGTACCGAAGCATATATTGTTCATCATGTCGATTTTATGACATTTTTGCCATTTAAAGATAGATTACAAATATAAGTGTTTGCATATTTGTTTTGCAGGCCTAAGTTTATGGTCAGCTATTTTTGTAGCATTGCAGCAAGACTACTTATATAGTCAGGGGTTTTATCTTTATCAAGCCATTTTAATTCGTATTGAAATAAATCATTCATTATTGCACTTACATTAAAACCGAAAGCAACTAGATTGTACCTTATTTTTTCAGGCATAGTACAAAATTTTTTCCTAGGGCAATTGCACAGGGTGAACACATTTCACAACTGTTTGCTGCAATCATAATGCTGTTTTTCGATTCAATGTTGTGTAAATAGGATTGTAGCTCTTCTTTTATAAAATTATAGGCTTCTAAACCGCGATTTTTAGCTTCGACAAAATCAAACTGATTGGTTCGGGTATAAAATAAGTGTAAAGTAATTTTGGGAAAAACTTTTGTATACTCAGTAAAGGAAGGGCAATTAGGAGGACAAGTCCATTTTTTATTAAAATTAGAGCATCCTTCTTTGCAAAAGGAATTAAATCTTTCAGGCTGTAAATATGTTAATATCTCACTTGTTGGAATCTCTAATTGTTTGTGTTCAATTAAGATATCTTTATGTCGATAAGTTTTAATCAGTTGATTATTTACAGTTTTATGCATGATAATTTTATGTAATTTAGTGCAAAAGTAATTTTTTTGATGCTTTGCGAATAAGTTGTATGACATATTGGCAAAGGATTGTAATGTGTATAATGGTATTTTTGTATCTTCGTAACTTAAATATTATCCAAAAATTTATCTATGCTCTCATTTGATGCGATCGTTGTTTTAATCGTATTGGTATTTATTTTAATCTCATTCTACAAAGAATGGATAGGACCTGCATTTACATTTCTTATTGGAGTAGTAGTTTTGGGTATTTGTGGAATTTTAACTCCATCCGAAATTTTAAGTGGATTTGCCAACGATCAGGTTGTCGTAATTTTAATGTTATTGCTTATTGGTGATATCATTAGAGATTTAGGAATTGTAGAAACCTTGTTCGATCGGGTCTTTCAAAATACGCGAGGATATCGGCAATTTATGCTTCGAATGATGGTTTTGGTAGGTGGTTTTTCGGCCTTTTTAAACAATACTCCTTTGGTAGCAGTAATGATGCCTTATGTTCATAGTTGGAGTAAACGCCATAATATTTCACCTTCTAAATTGCTAATACCTCTGTCGTATGCAGCAATTCTTGGAGGGTGCATTACATTAATTGGTACCTCTACAAACCTTATTGTTAATGGAATGGTTAAGGATCAGGAAATTATTCCTGCATTAGATTCTCTAAGCATGTTTAGCTTTGCTTATGTAGGAATTCCTATGATGTTTATAGGGGCAGCTTATCTGCTTATTGTTAGTAAAAAGTGTCTGCCCGAAAAGTGTGATGTACTAGGAGAATTTTCGGAAAACACCAGAAAATATATTGTCGAAGCTCATGTAAAACCTAATTCCGATTTAATTGGGAAAACAATTGAAGAGGCAGACTTAAGAAACTTAAAAGGTTTGTATCTATTTCAGATTAACAGAGGGGGAGTTAAAGAAGCGGCAGTTTCTCACGATTTTAGATTGGAGAAGGGGGATCGTTTACTTTTTGCGGGTGATACTGAAACAATAGCCGATTTGGTGCTTCCAAATTCAGGATTAACATTGCCAACCGTTGGTATGTTAACACACAAAAAACATTTAGAGGTAGTAGAAATTGTTATTTCGCACAATTCCACATTAATTAGCAAAACTGTAAAAGAAGCAAACTTTAGAGGACAGTTCGATGCCGCAGTAATAGGAATACACCGAAATGGAGGTCGTGTAAGCGGTAAAATTGGAGAAGTAAAATTACGGGCTGGTGATGTTCTTTTATTACTGGGAGGTGATGATTTTGTTGAACGAACTCATCGAATTCAGGATTTTTATTTTATCTCGAAAGTAAAAGAATTTAAAAAACAAGAAGGATATAAAGTTGGATTATTATTAGGAGGAACAGTGCTTGCTGTTATTTTATCGGCACTTAATATTGTTCCTTTATTTATGACATTAATTGTAATGATTATTGTTGTGCTGGCATTAAAAATATCTAATCCTAAGGATATTGCCACTATGGTAGATTTTAATTTAGCTCTAATAATTACTCTTTCTTTGGCATTCGGAACGGCAATGATTAAATCGGGTTTGGCAGAAATTATTGCCGATTTGTTAATATCTGTTTTTCTGCCTCTTGGGCGAGTTGGAGTTTTGTTTGGAATTTATCTGATTACCTCAGTTTTAGCAGCCTATATTACAAATAAAGCAGCAGTAGCCATTGTATTTCCTATTTCTTTAACCATGGCTTTAAATTTGCATTTAAATCCGGAACCGTTTGTATTAATTGTGGCTTTTGCAGCTGCAGCTAATTTTATGACTCCAATTGGATATCAAACCAACCTAATGGTTTACGGACCAGGAGGATATTCATTTAAAGATTTTTTTAAAATAGGATTTCCATTAACAATTATTTATATGATTGTTACAGTGTTAATACTGTCATTTATTTATTTTTATTAGTCGATATTATTATACTCTACTTAGGTAGATTAGAAAACTTATACATGAACTTTAGTAAAAGAAAAGAACTTCTTTTTACTGCAATTTTAGCATCGCTAAAAGCAGGTAAAGAGATTTTAGACGTTTATCATTCCGATAATTTTGAAGTGCAATTAAAATCAGACGATAGTCCACTAACGATTGCTGATAAGAGAGCACACACGGCAATTGTATCACTTATTGATAACTTAGGAATTCCTGTTTTGAGCGAAGAGGGAATACACTCCGATTATGAAGTAAGAAAATCATGGAAACAGTGTTGGATTGTTGATCCTCTCGATGGCACCAAAGAATTTATAAAGAGAAACGATGAGTTTACCGTAAACATTGCTTTAATTGATGAAGGAAAACCTGTTGCAGGAGTAATTTATGTGCCAGTTTATCGTCAGTTGTATTTTGCAGATATCGATTTAGGTGCATTTCGTACCAATGATATTGAAAATTGGGAGAAAAATCTAGATGAGCTAGTTAAATTTTCCAGAAAAATGCCTTTTGATAATAAGAGAGAAAGCCTAATTGTAGTAGGTTCTCGTTCTCACATGAATATTGAAACACAAGATTTTATAGAAAATTTGAAAATGGATAATTCTCGGGTAGAGATGATTTCGAAAGGAAGTTCGTTAAAGTTATGTATGATAGCTGAAAATGAGGCTGATATTTATCCGAGATTTGCTCCAACCATGGAGTGGGATATTGCAGCTGGCCATGCCATTGTAGCTGCTTCGGGAGGAAAGCTAGTACACGTTAATTCGAATGAAGAACTTAGCTACAATAAAGAGGATTTGCTAAACCAATTTTTTATATGTAAACGATAATTAGCGAAAAACAGTGTCAACACAATCTATTATGAAAAAATTATTTGCCTTTCTTATTATCTGTACTTTTTCTTTGCAGATAATGGCTCAGACAAAAAAAATACCGCTTAACCATTCCGATTATGATGGATGGAAAAATTTGATAAAGCAACAAATTTCCAATGATGGGAAATGGATTTGTTATGAAATTAATCCGCAAAAAGGAGACGGATTTTTATATTTATACGAAGTTGATACCGATAGAAAAGATTCCATTGCCAGAGGATATGCTGCAGTATTTTCTCCCGATTCTGACGTTTTAAGCTTTAAAATTAAAGCACAATATGATACCCTTCGTCAGGCTAAGCTAGATAAAGTTGATAAAAAGGATATGCCGAAAGATTCCTTGGCAATTTGGAATTTATCGAATAGGGAATTAATAAAATACCCAAAGCTTAAATCAGTTAAAATGCCAAAAGAAAAAGGTGAATGGATGGCGTTTTTGTTGGATATGCCCAAGGAGATGGTCGATACTTTACAAAAGGATTCAACTGAATTACCAGTAAAAAAGAAGGAGAAGAAAAAGAAAAAAGATAAATCGGAAGAAGGCGAATTGCTAATTAAAAATTACAAATCGGGTAAGGAGTTCAGATTTAAAAATGTGAGCGATTATGCTTTATCAAGGAATGGAAATGCGCTTAGTTTTATTCAAATTAAGGGCGATAGTATTCAGCTTGCTTCGGTTCATAAATTTGTGGGTAAATCAGAGGAAACAAAATTCATTTTTGAACAAGAAGGAAAAGCAAAAAAAATTACAATTTCGCCCGATGGAGAGAAACTCGGTTTTATTTTTTCTACAGATACTCTAAAAAATAAATGCTACAGTCTTTTTTACGCAGATTCTAAAACTGAGGCAAAAATTATTGTTGATACATTAAGTAGTGGAATTCAGGATAATTGGACAGTTAGCGAGAATGGTAAAATTTATTTTTCCCGTAATGGAAATAAAATGTTTTTTGGAGTAGCTCCAAAACCAATAAATGAGCCTAAAGATAGCTTGTTAGATGAAGAAAAATATAGTGTAGATATTTGGAATTGGAAAGATCCTTTATTACAGCCACAACAAAAACTGCAGGCTGAGAAAGAGAAGAAACGTACGTGGTTAGCGGTATATCATTCTCAGGATAATAAGGTAGTTCAGTTGGGGCATGAAGAAATGCCGAATCTTTATTTATATGATAATGGTAACTCAAATTTGGCTTTAGGAAGTTCTGGATTACCATATCAAATGTTAAGTTCCTGGGATGATTGGTACTCCGATTATTATGTAGTAAATCAGAATACAGGAAATCGAGAGCTGATTTTAAGAAAGAAAAATTCTGATGTAAGTATTTCTCCCGATCAAAAATATATGATTTGGTACGAAACACAGGATAGTATTTGGTATTCATATCAAATTGAAAGCAAGAAGAAAGTTGCTTTAACCAAAGATATTAAAGTTGCTTTTTATAATGAAAAACATGATACTCCCAGCGATCCATCGCCCTACGGATTGCTTGGCTGGACCAAAGGAGATAAAAAAGTTATAATCCAGGATAAATATGATTTATGGATGCTCGATCCAGAAGGAAAAAGCGGGGCTATTAATCTAACCAATGGATACGGAAGGAGAAATAAGATTCATTTTGATTATATCAAAATAGATGAGGATGAACTGTTTATTGATTTAAAAAAGCCTATCTTACTTAAAGCATTTCATGAATTCAATAAGAAATCAGGTTACTTTAAATTGAGTAATGAAGATGATCCAAGCAAGCTGATTTTTAATGAAGCAAGCTTTACCAGCCTTAAAAAGGCTAAAAATTCTGATCGTTTAATTTGGAAACGTTCCACTTTTAAGGATTATCCTAATGTATGGACGAGTAAGATTGATTTAACATCACAAAAACAAGTTTCAGATGCTAATCCGCAGCAGAAGAAATATTTATGGGGAAATGTAGAGCTTGTTGATTGGACATCTGGAGATGGTGAACAGTTGCAGGGATTACTTTATAAACCGGAAAATTTCGATCCGAATAAGAAATACCCTATGCTGGTTTATTTTTATGAAAGAACATCCGATCGTTTGCATGCTCATCATGTTCCACAACCCAATTGGTCCATTATAAATCCTACTTATTGCGTTAGTAACGGATATCTTGTGTTTATGCCAGATATTACCTATCCAAAAGTTGGATATCCTGGGGAATCGGCATACAGTGCAATTGTAACAGGTACTTTGGCAATGATGGATAGATATAAGTTTATTGATAAGAAAAATATTGCATTGCAAGGTCAAAGCTGGGGAGGATACCAAATTGCATATTTGGTTACTCGAACCGATTTATTTAAATGTGCAATGGCAGGAGCGCCTGTAACAAATATGACTTCGGCTTATGGGGGAATGCGCTGGGGAAGTGGTATGAGTCGTATGTTTCAATACGAAAGAACTCAGAGTAGAATTGGAGGTACTTTATGGAACAGTACTTTACAATACATCGAAAATTCACCAGTATTTTTTGCTCCCAAAATAAAAACTCCTTTGTTAATTATGCATAACGATAATGATGGAGCTGTACCATGGTATCAGGGTATAGAATTATTTGTTGCCATGCGACGTTTACAAAAACCATGCTGGATGCTTACCTATAATAAGGAAGCTCATAATTTAAAGAAGCGTCCGAATAGAATGGATTTATCGGTTAGAACCATGCAGTTTTTCGATTATTACCTAAAAGGAAAACCTGCTCCTGTTTGGATGACTGATGGAATTCCAGCAGTAAAAAAGGGCAAAACAGATGCTTATGAATTTTCAGAATAGTTAAGCATATTAAAAAAAAATGAAAAATGCGTCTATTATCGGGCGCATTTTTTTTGAATTAATAGCTTGAAATAAAGAAGAACGCCTTCATTTCCGATAAATGAAGGCGTTAAAATTAGTCTTAATTGTTAGTTAAGTGCTTTGTTGTTGTGTTTTGTGTTGGCTAATAGTAGCCAGGTAATATTTAGTGTTGTTGTTGTTTTCAGTATTATTTGATAGCAAAGTAAATACTTTTCCAATATATTTCATACATATTTGCAGTAAATAAGTAAATATTACCGACATTGTGAGTGTTTGAAGTAAAATCAGCTTAAGCGCTATGCAAACGTTATAAATAGGAGTAAAAATTTCTTTTATGGAAAACTT
This genomic interval from uncultured Marinifilum sp. contains the following:
- a CDS encoding prolyl oligopeptidase family serine peptidase — encoded protein: MKKLFAFLIICTFSLQIMAQTKKIPLNHSDYDGWKNLIKQQISNDGKWICYEINPQKGDGFLYLYEVDTDRKDSIARGYAAVFSPDSDVLSFKIKAQYDTLRQAKLDKVDKKDMPKDSLAIWNLSNRELIKYPKLKSVKMPKEKGEWMAFLLDMPKEMVDTLQKDSTELPVKKKEKKKKKDKSEEGELLIKNYKSGKEFRFKNVSDYALSRNGNALSFIQIKGDSIQLASVHKFVGKSEETKFIFEQEGKAKKITISPDGEKLGFIFSTDTLKNKCYSLFYADSKTEAKIIVDTLSSGIQDNWTVSENGKIYFSRNGNKMFFGVAPKPINEPKDSLLDEEKYSVDIWNWKDPLLQPQQKLQAEKEKKRTWLAVYHSQDNKVVQLGHEEMPNLYLYDNGNSNLALGSSGLPYQMLSSWDDWYSDYYVVNQNTGNRELILRKKNSDVSISPDQKYMIWYETQDSIWYSYQIESKKKVALTKDIKVAFYNEKHDTPSDPSPYGLLGWTKGDKKVIIQDKYDLWMLDPEGKSGAINLTNGYGRRNKIHFDYIKIDEDELFIDLKKPILLKAFHEFNKKSGYFKLSNEDDPSKLIFNEASFTSLKKAKNSDRLIWKRSTFKDYPNVWTSKIDLTSQKQVSDANPQQKKYLWGNVELVDWTSGDGEQLQGLLYKPENFDPNKKYPMLVYFYERTSDRLHAHHVPQPNWSIINPTYCVSNGYLVFMPDITYPKVGYPGESAYSAIVTGTLAMMDRYKFIDKKNIALQGQSWGGYQIAYLVTRTDLFKCAMAGAPVTNMTSAYGGMRWGSGMSRMFQYERTQSRIGGTLWNSTLQYIENSPVFFAPKIKTPLLIMHNDNDGAVPWYQGIELFVAMRRLQKPCWMLTYNKEAHNLKKRPNRMDLSVRTMQFFDYYLKGKPAPVWMTDGIPAVKKGKTDAYEFSE
- a CDS encoding DUF2284 domain-containing protein codes for the protein MHKTVNNQLIKTYRHKDILIEHKQLEIPTSEILTYLQPERFNSFCKEGCSNFNKKWTCPPNCPSFTEYTKVFPKITLHLFYTRTNQFDFVEAKNRGLEAYNFIKEELQSYLHNIESKNSIMIAANSCEMCSPCAIALGKNFVLCLKK
- the cysQ gene encoding 3'(2'),5'-bisphosphate nucleotidase CysQ produces the protein MNFSKRKELLFTAILASLKAGKEILDVYHSDNFEVQLKSDDSPLTIADKRAHTAIVSLIDNLGIPVLSEEGIHSDYEVRKSWKQCWIVDPLDGTKEFIKRNDEFTVNIALIDEGKPVAGVIYVPVYRQLYFADIDLGAFRTNDIENWEKNLDELVKFSRKMPFDNKRESLIVVGSRSHMNIETQDFIENLKMDNSRVEMISKGSSLKLCMIAENEADIYPRFAPTMEWDIAAGHAIVAASGGKLVHVNSNEELSYNKEDLLNQFFICKR
- a CDS encoding SLC13 family permease, with amino-acid sequence MLSFDAIVVLIVLVFILISFYKEWIGPAFTFLIGVVVLGICGILTPSEILSGFANDQVVVILMLLLIGDIIRDLGIVETLFDRVFQNTRGYRQFMLRMMVLVGGFSAFLNNTPLVAVMMPYVHSWSKRHNISPSKLLIPLSYAAILGGCITLIGTSTNLIVNGMVKDQEIIPALDSLSMFSFAYVGIPMMFIGAAYLLIVSKKCLPEKCDVLGEFSENTRKYIVEAHVKPNSDLIGKTIEEADLRNLKGLYLFQINRGGVKEAAVSHDFRLEKGDRLLFAGDTETIADLVLPNSGLTLPTVGMLTHKKHLEVVEIVISHNSTLISKTVKEANFRGQFDAAVIGIHRNGGRVSGKIGEVKLRAGDVLLLLGGDDFVERTHRIQDFYFISKVKEFKKQEGYKVGLLLGGTVLAVILSALNIVPLFMTLIVMIIVVLALKISNPKDIATMVDFNLALIITLSLAFGTAMIKSGLAEIIADLLISVFLPLGRVGVLFGIYLITSVLAAYITNKAAVAIVFPISLTMALNLHLNPEPFVLIVAFAAAANFMTPIGYQTNLMVYGPGGYSFKDFFKIGFPLTIIYMIVTVLILSFIYFY